From Triticum urartu cultivar G1812 chromosome 2, Tu2.1, whole genome shotgun sequence, a single genomic window includes:
- the LOC125535586 gene encoding probable serine/threonine-protein kinase PBL18 — protein sequence MGNFCVCMGGSAKCASASTPFQSKVNPRSSTSNSNSKASRRSSSGPEKPPQPAEAPTAAGEAQAVPPASLKSFTMADLRAATKNFGSTSYLGEGGFGCVYKGWIDETTLAPARPGATNAMMVAIKKLKKESFQGHREWLTEVTYLGDLHHDNLVKLVGYCSDADSNKLLVYEYMPRGSLENHLFRRGSQPPLPWSTRVSVAVDVARGLAFLHSRDVIFRDLKSSNVLLGPDHRAKLSDFGLARAGPTGGKSHVSTRVVGTRGYAAPEYVATGHLSAKSDVYGFGVVLLELMTGRRALDEARGVASELLVDWAMPMLQGERRKVIRVMDTRLGGQYPKRQAQDMAALALRCLQNDPKSRPSMADDVLPSLELLLQPSAAKSSSTTTSSRSPAASAAPVHRGHRRNKA from the exons ATGGGGAACTTTTGCGTGTGCATGGGCGGCTCCGCCAAGTGCGCCAGCGCCTCCACTCCCTTCCAATCAA AGGTGAACCCGAGGAGCAGCACCTCCAACTCAAACTCCAAGGCGTCGCGCCGGAGCAGCTCCGGCCCGGAGAAGCCGCCGCAGCCGGCGGAggcgccgacggcggcggggGAGGCGCAGGCGGTGCCGCCGGCGTCGCTCAAGTCGTTCACCATGGCGGACCTGCGGGCGGCCACCAAGAACTTCGGCTCCACGTCCTACCTGGGGGAGGGCGGGTTCGGGTGCGTGTACAAGGGGTGGATCGACGAGACCACGCTCGCCCCCGCCAGGCCCGGCGCCACCAACGCCATGATGGTGGCCATCAAGAAGCTCAAGAAGGAGAGCTTCCAGGGCCACCGGGAGTGGCTCACCGAGGTCACCTACCTCGGCGACCTCCACCACGACAACCTCGTCAAGCTCGTCGGCTACTGCTCCGACGCCGACAGCAACAAGCTGCTGGTGTACGAGTACATGCCCCGCGGCAGCCTGGAGAACCACCTCTTCCGGCGGGGCAGCCAGCCGCCGCTGCCGTGGTCCACGCGCGTCTCCGTCGCCGTCGACGTCGCCCGCGGGCTCGCCTTCCTCCACTCCCGTGACGTCATCTTCCGGGACCTCAAGTCCTCCAACGTGCTCCTCGGCCCCGACCACCGCGCCAAGCTCTCCGACTTCGGCCTCGCCCGGGCCGGCCCCACCGGCGGGAAGAGCCACGTCTCCACCCGCGTCGTCGGCACGCGCGGGTACGCCGCGCCGGAGTACGTCGCCACGGGCCACCTCTCGGCCAAGAGCGACGTCTACGGCTTCGGCGTGGTGCTCCTGGAGCTGATGACCGGGCGGCGCGCGCTGGACGAGGCCCGCGGGGTGGCGTCGGAGCTGCTGGTGGACTGGGCGATGCCGATGCTGCAAGGGGAGCGGCGCAAGGTGATACGGGTCATGGACACCAGGCTCGGCGGGCAGTACCCTAAGAGGCAGGCGCAGGACATGGCCGCGCTCGCGCTCCGCTGCCTGCAGAACGACCCCAAGTCCCGCCCCTCCATGGCCGACGACGTCCTACCCTCCCTCGAGCTCCTGCTGCAGCCAAGCGCCGCCAAGTCCTCCTCGACAACGACGTCATCCAGATCGCCGGCCGCGTCGGCGGCACCGGTGCACAGAGGCCACCGTCGAAACAAAGCCTAG